The following are encoded in a window of Acipenser ruthenus chromosome 26, fAciRut3.2 maternal haplotype, whole genome shotgun sequence genomic DNA:
- the LOC117429080 gene encoding uncharacterized protein LOC117429080: MDNNGVNQKVPPAPCLIGCFSATIDLPAHYPSTSFLIGSFPIIPDGRLAKMAEVSRRLGRGVYVVLNNQYNALNSVSSGDPGTVNQRVQKRQHKGDPPAGARALLDSGTLLLIPAGDRCQCQLCKLSEVGQQSLRISVSRARKPTSSSSCDKAGVLRNETAHSCEDASFSTADLDWGVRRSASNLLGPTSAFEDAVFVFVSDRLLLKERAVRKQRDVQLHSLAEAFSVCKASALDCAGAYLDFNVTNGAGPWQCADSNGSFATDAANPGFKSSPCLGSGAAGFNKSRWRQQLQQGAQCSVWKAVLLQPQNLWSLSSARSYTKNNRTNVSPPLCKSKTAYYDILEVSPSATQAQIKTAYYKQSFIYHPDKNAGSEGASVRFSEISEAYNVLGSIALRRKYDHGILSQADVQRADRPSPKDTPGPSATSQRKTSRTTPTPGVGNKPIFDFDSFYRAHYGEQLEREKLLRWRREQQQQRQQDLHRRWQMGKMTELSMGLLVALGFGILISMNS; this comes from the coding sequence ATGGATAATAATGGTGTCAATCAGAAAGTTCCACCTGCTCCCTGTTTGATTGGATGTTTTTCTGCCACTATTGATCTCCCCGCCCATTACCCATCAACCTCTTTTCTGATTGGTAGCTTTCCCATAATTCCGGATGGCCGGCTAGCCAAGATGGCGGAGGTCAGCCGGAGGTTGGGGAGGGGAGTGTATGTGGTCTTGAATAACCAGTATAACGCGTTAAACTCGGTAAGCAGCGGCGACCCAGGCACAGTCAATCAGCGAGTACAAAAGAGACAACACAAGGGGGACCCGCCCGCTGGAGCCCGAGCTTTATTAGACAGCGGAACTTTGCTCTTGATACCCGCCGGCGACCGGTGCCAATGTCAGCTGTGTAAACTGTCTGAGGTCGGTCAGCAAAGTTTGCGGATCTCGGTAAGTCGTGCGCGGAAGCCGACCTCGAGTAGTAGCTGTGATAAAGCTGGGGTACTGCGCAACGAAACTGCACACAGCTGCGAAGATGCGTCCTTTTCAACGGCAGATTTAGATTGGGGCGTAAGGAGAAGCGCCAGCAACTTGCTAGGACCCACGTCTGCCTTTGAGGACgcggtatttgtttttgttagtgACAGGCTGTTATTAAAGGAGAGGGCTGTTAGGAAACAAAGGGACGTGCAGCTGCATTCACTGGCTGAAGCCTTCTCTGTCTGCAAAGCCAGTGCTCTTGACTGTGCTGGCGCTTACTTGGACTTTAATGTTACAAATGGAGCAGGACCCTGGCAGTGTGCAGATAGCAATGGGTCGTTTGCAACTGACGCTGCTAACCCGGGCTTCAAGAGCAGCCCCTGTCTCGGTTCGGGTGCAGCAGGGTTTAATAAAAGCAGGTGGAGGCAGCAGCTCCAGCAGGGAGCTCAGTGCAGCGTTTGGAAGGCGGTCTTGCTGCAGCCTCAAAACCTCTGGAGTCTCTCTTCAGCTCGATCGTACACCAAAAACAACAGAACCAACGTCAGCCCACCTCTCTGTAAAAGCAAAACGGCTTATTATGACATCCTAGAGGTGAGCCCCAGCGCCACTCAGGCCCAGATCAAGACCGCGTACTACAAGCAGTCCTTCATCTACCACCCGGACAAAAACGCGGGCAGCGAGGGGGCCTCCGTGCGCTTCTCGGAGATCAGCGAGGCGTACAACGTGCTGGGCAGCATCGCGCTCCGGAGGAAGTATGACCATGGGATCCTGAGCCAGGCTGACGTCCAGAGAGCAGACAGGCCCTCGCCGAAGGACACGCCGGGCCCCAGCGCAACCAGCCAGCGCAAGACATCGCGCACCACGCCGACCCCCGGGGTGGGGAACAAGCCCATCTTCGATTTCGATTCCTTCTATCGCGCGCACTACGGAGAGCAGCTGGAGCGGGAGAAGCTGCTGCGCTGGCGccgggagcagcagcagcagcggcagcagGACCTGCACCGGCGCTGGCAGATGGGCAAGATGACCGAGCTCTCCATGGGGTTGCTGGTAGCGCTTGGGTTTGGCATCCTCATTAGCATGAATTCTTGA
- the LOC117430617 gene encoding SH2B adapter protein 2-like, with translation MNGAAPPSPELPDWKEFCELHARASASDFAHKFRRFVSENPSYDCPGADASFSQHFTTHFLDCFTSELSRAHAPGSPGLAKYSIVPFVGIQSCPLPYGRDLYLRRREAGASSESLDSMDSGQGNPTRGPQAPTAHPHKVSAFGQSRSSEDVSDGGLPKAKFKKGFSLRNMSLCVVDGVREIWHRRASPEPEQGRRANGESGERWSQRLRMSKASQSPRAELLEIQREGTLRYMVADDTSCVGSSQWQKCRLLLRRAVRVEGERFLLEFYVPPKSTKPKVSVPLSAIVEVRTTMPLEMPDKDNTFVLKVENGAEYILETIDSLQKHSWVADIQDCIDPGDSGDDIELASCPHGPDLPSRDFPIVSSYSCELLAEGVHRVPERPCPTTTHEPHSAPSVRCREVPATEHPAHIPLERFLQTLETPSPGQTPGQPPSQPPAGVPGEGGEPEGEVCLTDYPWFHGTLSRVRAAQLVLAGGPRSHGLFVIRQSETRPGEYVLTFNFQGKAKHLRLSVNESGQCHVHHLWFQTVSDMLRHFHTHPIPLESGGSADITLRSYVQAQRPLPDPGSPPLLTPPSQPSCRNEAHQSQHYFSGAFQPIAPLSEGPVSSPSSSPSSMPPFPRGEGPGLPSRSNSSERLLEPPSVGSEDYHESDGSRRARAVENQYSFY, from the exons ATGAATGGGGCCGCCCCTCCCAGCCCCGAGCTGCCTGACTGGAAGGAGTTCTGTGAGCTGCACGCCCGCGCCTCCGCCTCGGACTTCGCACACAAGTTCCGCCGCTTCGTGAGCGAGAACCCCAGCTACGACTGCCCGGGGGCCGACGCCTCCTTCTCACAGCACTTCACCACGCACTTCCTGGACTGCTTCACCAGCGAGCTGAGCCGGGCGCACGCCCCGGGCTCCCCGGGCCTCGCCAAGTACAGCATTGTGCCCTTCGTGGGCATCCAGAGCTGCCCTCTGCCCTACGGCCGAGACCTGTACCTGCGCAGGAGAGAGGCGGGCGCCTCCAGTGAGTCTCTGGACAGCATGGACAGCGGCCAGGGCAACCCCACCAGGGGGCCTCAAGCCCCGACGGCCCACCCACACAAAGTGTCTGCGTTCGGGCAGTCGCGCAGCTCCGAGGACGTGTCGGACGGGGGCCTCCCCAAGGCCAAGTTCAAGAAGGGTTTCTCCCTGCGCAACATGAGCTTGTGCGTGGTGGATGGGGTGCGGGAGATCTGGCACCGACGTGCCTCCCCCGAGCCCGAGCAGGGCAGGAGAGCCAATGGGGAGAGTGGGGAGCGCTGGAGCCAAAGGCTGCGCATGTCCAAGGCCTCACAGAGCCCCCGGGCCGAGCTGCTGGAGATCCAGAGGGAGGGCACGCTGCGCTACATGGTGGCTGATGACACCAGCTGCGTAGGCAGCTCTCAGTGGCAGAAGTGCAGGCTGCTGCTGCGCAGGGCCGTGCGCGTGGAGGGGGAGCGCTTCCTGCTGGAGTTCTACGTGCCGCCCAAG TCGACGAAGCCCAAGGTGAGCGTGCCACTGTCAGCCATCGTGGAGGTGAGGACTACCATGCCCCTGGAGATGCCAGATAAGGACAACACCTTCGTACTCAAG GTGGAGAATGGGGCGGAGTACATCCTGGAGACCATCGATTCTCTGCAGAAACACTCCTGGGTGGCCGACATACAGGACTGCATAGACCCGGG GGACAGCGGAGATGATATTGAACTGGCCTCCTGTCCTCACGGCCCCGACCTGCCCTCCCGAGACTTCCCCATCGTCTCATCCTACAGCTGTGAGCTGCTCGCCGAGG gGGTACATAGAGTTCCAGAGAGGCCTTGCCCCACGACCACCCACGAGCCCCACAGCGCCCCCTCTGTCCGGTGCAGGGAGGTCCCAGCCACGGAGCATCCAGCCCACATCCCCCTGGAGAGGTTTCTGCAGACCCTGGAGACCCCCAGCCCGGGCCAGACCCCCGGCCAGCCTCCCAGCCAGCCCCCCGCAG GGGTGCCGGGTGAAGGCGGGGAGCCAGAGGGGGAGGTGTGCCTGACGGATTACCCATGGTTCCACGGGACGCTGTCTCGGGTGCGGGCAGCCCAACTGGTGCTTGCGGGGGGACCTCGCAGTCACGGGCTCTTCGTGATCAGGCAGAGCGAGACGCGCCCGGGGGAGTACGTCCTCACCTTCAACTTCCAGGGCAAAGCCAAG CACCTGCGTCTCTCAGTGAATGAGAGTGGACAGTGCCACGTGCACCACCTGTGGTTCCAGACTGTCTCAGACATGCTGCGCCACTTCCACacccaccccatccccctggagTCTGGTGGCTCGGCCGACATTACCCTGCGCAGCTACGTGCAGGCACAGCGCCCCCTGCCAG acCCCGGCTCCCCTCCGCTCCTCACACCTCCCAGCCAGCCCAGCTGCCGAAATGAAGCCCACCAATCGCAGCACTACTTCTCCGGAGCCTTCCAGCCTATCGCGCCCCTGTCTGAGGGCCCGGtctcctccccctcttcctccccctcctccatgCCTCCGTTCCCCCGAGGGGAGGGCCCCGGGCTGCCCAGCCGTAGTAACAGCTCCGAGCGCCTGCTGGAGCCCCCTAGTGTCGGCTCGGAGGACTACCACGAGAGTGACGGCTCCCGGAGAGCGCGGGCTGTGGAGAACCAGTACTCCTTCTACTGA